The Babylonia areolata isolate BAREFJ2019XMU chromosome 2, ASM4173473v1, whole genome shotgun sequence genome segment GTTCTTGTATGCTGACTGCTAGGCCATTTGTGTAACctagcagcacagcacagcacagcacggcacggtgcagcacagcacagcacagtgccgTCATTGTTACATCCTTAATCCCAGGCAAACGAGcatccacccaccaccttccctcaTCCCGCACTcccgcttccccctccccacccccctcctccctcctcccttcttgtGCCTTCCCAACCATGGTCCTGGATCGACCCATGGCGCTAGGCAGCGACGGTTCCAGCACCAACACGGACAGCGACAGCAGCCAGGGTGctgaccacccccaccatccccaccacctccacaaccacaaccaccacaaccaccacctccaccacgagGTGGACATGAGTTAcaaattccaccaccaccaccaccaccaccacctccaacaccaccttcatcaccaccaccagagcGGAGGCATCAGcattagcaacagcagcagcagcagcagcatcaaaaggcatcagcatcatcatcagcggcAGCAGGAGAGCGAGGTGGTGGACGTGGAGGGCctgaaggtagagacagacagcgaggacGAGAGACTGGTGGTGGACGGGCAGGAGGGCTGCCTGGGCCTGGCTCTGGGCCTCTACCCCACGGGGCCCCTCAGCCGAAAGAGGCCGCGCTCCCTGCTGCTGGGAGACTCTCCCGAGAAcgagacggaggaggaagaaggcatGGTGGTGGACTGCAAAAGGAGGAGCGTGTCTCTCAGCACGGGTCTTTCCGAGGAGGACTACGacgagcaggaagaggaggaggaggatgcagaCGGCATGGATTCTGCCAGTCAGAGCAGCAGCCTGTGTGCTTCAACGCTGTTAGGTTTCAGGGACAGCcgcggggttgggggaggaggaggagggggaagggtggtagtggtggggggcagcagcagcagtagcagcagcagcccgGAAAcaacctcctcctcgtcctccaccaccactactcccctcaccccacccatcaccacccctaccaccaacaccaacaccacctcccacAAAGGAGAAGCCGCcagagcagcagcaggaggaggaggaggggcgacgacgacgatgacgacgacgacgagccGCGGGGGGCAGAAGAAGTCCAAGAAGCCGCAGAGCCTGGAGGACCTGCAGACCCAGCGGATCATGGCCAACGTCCGCGAGCGGCAGAGGACCCAGTCGCTGAACGAGGCCTTCGCCCAGCTCCGACAGATCATCCCGACCTTACCCTCGGACAAGCTGAGCAAGATCCAGACGCTCAAGCTGGCCACGCGCTACATAGACTTCCTCTACCAGGTGCTGCGCTCCGACGACCAGCATCaggaccaccagcaccaccagcaacagcaacagcagcctgGTCCCGGGCCCGGTGTCGGGGTCGGGGTCGTGGGCGAGGATGCTGGCGACGTGATGCAAGGCGCCTCGTGCAGCTATGTGGCCAGCGAGTGTCTGTCCTACGCTTTCTCCGTCTGGAGGATGGAGGGTGCCTGGACCTCCTCAATGGCTGGCCAGTGACGATGaagtgagtgtttgagtgttgtgtgtgtgggttgggaggGTGcgttggtggggtgagggtgggggtgatggtgtgtgtgtgtgtggggttgtgatggtggtgtgtgtgtgtggggggggctggggggggcggtgttgcgtggggggcgggggtgggggggcggcgtgtgtgcgtgtgtgtgtgtgtgtgtgtgtgtgtgtgtgtgtgtgacagggacagagagagagagatatgtgataGGCTGAAGAagacgtggtgtgatgtgtgtgtgtgtgtgtgtgtgtgtgtgtgtgatgtgaaagtTGTGAAAGGCTGAAGAAGACGTGTGGCAACTTCAATGTATGATGTGTTCTTTGAGAGGGCGATATGAGACGTGGTTCGTGAAaggatttattttatttgtgattcatttgtttgtttgtttgcttgcttcattatttattttcatttatttatttatttgtttgtttgtctatttatttcaacttattattttatttccttttcttttttttccctcaaagcctgactaagagTTATGACAGGTATATTCTTCAGAGGACGGTATGAGCTGTGTGAGTTTTGAGTGTGGCACAGTAGAAAGGCTTGGGACGATAAGCTGAATGGATGTGATGAGATGTACGTGAGAGACTTCAGAGGACGTGGTGGGTTACGTAAGAAGTATCTTTGAGAGCACGAGATTTGGTGGTTGTGAAATctggtgtttaactctctccatacgaacggcgaaagagacgacgttaacagcgtttcaccccaattaccatcatcaaaatattgcaagcagaaggctcatatactgaagacgtgaatgttgacaaagataccacaattctgacgacggaagctaaaggttgggtcattcagacacccactgggcatccgaggggtctgtgtagaggagaagagaggactggccgtactgagtgagttaaaagccttGAGATGACGTGGCGGGTTGTGTAAGAAGAATCCTTGAGAGCACGAGTTTTCTGGGTGTGAAAGTTGGTATTTGAAACGCTTGACAAGAAGTGATGAGTTATGTAAGATGTATCCTTGAGTGCGCCAGTTTACTGGGTGTGAAAGTTGGTATTTGAAAAGCTTGAGATGACGTGGCAAGTTATGTAAGGCGTACGCTTGAGAGCACGAGGTTACTGGGTGTGAAATCTGGTATTTCAAAGGCTTGAGAAGACGTGGCAAGTCATGTAAGGTGTATCCTTGAGAGCACGATGTTACTGGGTGTGAAATCTGGTATTTCAAAGGCTTGAGAAGACGTGGCAAGTCATGTAAGGTGTATCCTTGAGAGCACGATGCTGTGTGGTTAAGTGTGAAATCTGGTATTTGAGAGGCTTGAGATGACGTGGCGAGTTATGTAAGGTGTAATGTTTGCGAGGTGGATGGGTGTGAGATGCGGCGATTGAAAGGCTTGGCAAGATGCGGCAGGTTATGTAAGGTGAATGCTTGTGAGGTGGCGAGGTAGATGGGTGTGAGATGTGGTGATTGAAAGGCTTGGCAAGACTCGGCGAGTTATGTAAGGTGAATGCTTGTGAGGTGGCGAGGTAAGATGGGTGTGAGATGTGGTGATTGAAAGGCTTGGCAAGACGCAGCGAGTTATGTAAGGTGAATGCTTGTGAGGTGGCGAGGTAAGATAGGTGTGAGATGCGGTGCTGTGAAAAGTTTGAGAAGacgaggtgggtgggtgtctcaGTTTCAGGTTCTGTCTCAAAGGGGTGTCgtagcatgcagactgatctacACACTCTACACCAcgtctgtgcaaaaaaaaaaaaaaaagaaaaaaaaaggggagcagTTTTGActtaatttgatttgatatggacactttcataacgcctattctcggtcttagaccaaactctaagcactttacaaattcggggtcatttgcacaacaggctgcctacctgggtagacccgacatgacggctgtcatttgggcgctcatcattcgtttcctgtgtcgttcaatcagatttcaggcatgcacacctacacactcagacagacatgtaacattttacgtgtatgaccgttttgtttattcatcccgccatgcagacagccatacttcgttttcgggggtgggggtgggggggtgggagggggggggtgtgcatgttgggtatgttcttgtttccagaacccaccaaaCGTCAGATGCCCGACCTTTTGCATAAACCCGTGAGTGGTAGTCACATACGTCTTTCCCGCTTTCTGTTtctggattgttgttgttgtttttgcaacaGTTCTTTAAGTGAGTCTGGAAGTGCAAACTCAcgatctgtttcttcttcctcttgttggtgttatcgtcgtcgtcgttgtcgttgttgttgttgctttcaatgttgttgttgttgttactgctgctctttttcttcttcttcttcttcttcttcttctctgtgtgtatacatgtctgtctgtctctcaatgtctgtctctgcccttgatcatcaaatacatatatatatatatgtatatatatatatatatatatatatatatctctctctctctgtgtgtgtgtgtgtgtgtgtgcatattatgtacgtctgtctgtctagatacacacacacacatacacgcacgcacgcacgcacacacgcatacacacacacacgcgcgcgcacgcacgcacacacgcacacacacacacacacacacacacacacacacacacacacacacacacacacacacacacacacagagtcagacagagtcagagacgtggtaaaaaatggagaagaagggaaaaatacatgggagggaaaaggtggggtttagaatgaaaaaaaatgaaaaacaacaaaaaaacaaaacaaaaatctaaaaacccatcaacaaaaaacaagcaaaaaaacaaaacaaaaaaccccaaacaaacaaacaaaaaacaaaaaaaactcaaagcaaaacaaaacaaaaaaccaacaaccacaaaacaacaacaacaaacaaacagaaaaaaaacaacaccaaaataaaacaagaacctAACGTTATTTCTGCTAaaatttttcttcctccttgattttctttttctttctttctttctttcgttccctcccacttccccaccccccacgcccccctcataTCCGCTTTGGGACTTAGAAAGGATTTTCCTTTCTGCCCCTtgttacccccccgccccctcccccttccttccttacctgaCAAACTTTGTTACGTCCTCGGGGGGTTTTGTCTGGAAGCAAATCGAGCGATTATTGAAACTGATTGCCGCCTTAggcaaacccccacccacccacacacgcacacacacacacccacacacacacacacacacacacacacacacacacatccccaccccgcccccgcccccacacacacatacacatacacacacacacacatacacacacacacacacactcacacacacacacacacacacacacacacacacacacacacacacacactaaaaagtaAAGGtcttaaaaaaagtaaaaacccATGGATGGTAAAGAGAAAGCGCGTTGAAATGGTGTATGTTTTTTTcaacagaagaaaaataaacctgaaaacaacaccaacacacacacacacacacacacaaacagaaaaaaacaacaacgaaaaacccaatcgaaacaaaaacaaaacaaaacaaaaagaaaaataaaacacaaaaaaaaactcactccCCCAACACCTAAACAAAAAGTCATTACACTCTCTGTCAGTTTtcctgtatgtatacatacatacaatagtTTAAGCTCCCTCCGCAGAGAGCAACTCAACTTAAACAGTAttgtctttcctttccctttGAATGGTcgtagggtagggggtgggggggtggggggggcgaggggggagaggattggggaagggatgagagagtgggggagagacagagagagagagagagagagagatggagagagtgggagagagaatgggagagaatgggagagagtgggagaggatggagagagagagagagagagagagagagagagagagagagagagagaattggagagatggagagagtgagagagagagaagagagagagaatgggagagatggaaagagaaagagagagagagagagagagagagagagagagagagaattggagagatggagagagtgagagagagagaagagagagagaatgggagagatggaaagagaaagagagagagagagagaatgggagagagagagagagagagagagagagaatgggagagagagagagagagagaattggagagatggagagagtgagagagagagaatgggagagagagagagagatagagatagagagagaatgggagagatggagagagtgggagagagagagacacacacacacagagtgtgtgtgggatggagggagggaggtagagagagagacagtgggagaggaggagagagacttccgggtgagagagagagagagaatgggagagagagagagaatgggagagagagagagagagatactgacaaagaaagagagagagagactgacagagtgatactgacaaagagagagagagagatactgacaaagagagagagagaaagagggagatagagactgacagtgatactgacaaagagagagagagagagagagagagagagagacagagacagagacagagactgacagagagagtgatactgacaaagagacagagactgacagagagagtgatagtgacagacagagactgacagagagagagagagtgacagagtgatactgacaaagagagagacagacagacacagacagacagacaaacggacagacagatggagtggtactgacaaagagagagagagagagagagagagagagagagagagagagagagagagagagagagagagagagagagagagagactctctctcacacacacacacacacacacacacacacacacacacacacaacggagtggtactgacagagagagagagagagagagagagagagagagagagagagagacacacacacacacacacacacacacacacacacacacacacacacacacacacacacacacacacagagctggcagCCTGTTACCTGCTTTGAAAATTTGAAGTGACGATCATTGAAGCTTACGTGTTTTTAGACCGTACCTCTCGTCGTAAATTAAAGTCTGTCGGGGCTTTAAGCCGGCATGGCATGCGGTTCCAATCtgacgtgcgagtgtgtgtgtgtgtgtgtgtgtgtgtgtgtgtgtgtgtgtgtgtgtgttcctttgtgtgtgtgtgtgtgtgtgtgtgtgtgttcattgtgtgtgtgtgtgtgtgtgtgtgtgtgtgtgtgtgtgtgtgtgtgtgtgtgtgtgtgtgtttcgttgcgtttgtgtgtctgtgtgtttgtgtctgtgtctgtgtgcgtctgtgtatctgtgtgtgtgtgtgtgtgtgtgtgtgtgtgtgtgtgtgtgtgtgtgtgtgtgtgtgcgtgcgcttgcgtgtatatatatatatatatatatatatatatatatatatgtgtgtgtgtgtgtgtgtgtgtgtgtgtgtgtgtgtgtgtgtgtgtgcgcgcgcgcgcgtgcatgtgtgtgtacgtgtatgtgtgagtatgtgtttgtgaaagcatgtacgtgtgtgcacgcatgcgcgcgtgtgtttgtgtgttgatacttgtgtgtgtgtgtgtgtgtgtgcgcgcgagctcGTGCACCCCCGGTGTGCGAAAACCACTTGTCTAATAATAGCAACAGAGTGGTAGTTCGTTTTCAGTCCAGACACGTGTTCTAATTAACCCTCAGGGTAACGCTACTAGAACTTGCCGATGATTCGTTAAACACAAACCGACGTCAGTTTCTGCAGAAGCAGCTAAGTCTACATTCATAAAACTGTATTGAATAATAATACACAATTAAACAAGAAGGatcagtagtatcagtatcagtatcctgagtagctcaaggaggcgttactgcgttcggttaaatccatacacgatacactacatctgccaagcagatgcctgaccagcagcgtaacccaacgcgctcaggccttgagaaaaaaaaaagaataaataaataaatagattaaaaaaagaagaagaagaagataaatacataaaaatactaccactactaataataatatttacaagaagaagaacaacaacgcgacaaaagaataacaacaacaacaacaacaacaaaaagcaagaacaagaacaagaagaagcagaagaagaacaacaacacacacacacacacataaacacacacacacacacacacacacacacacacacacacacacacacacacacacacacacacacacacacacacacacacacacatgcacacacacacttaagcacacaAACTATAAACTCTTTTTCATACTACTTCTTTCTCAGCTGGCGTGtaattttttgggtgttttttattttattttatatatttattttttcgaTGTTGTGAGTGCctgttcgttcttttctttctttctttcttttctcttttcttttcttttttctttttgtcatttcatttccaattttctttcccatacctcttcccccccccccccccccaagtccttGTCAAAAGGGGGTCGCGGGGTCACAATGATGGATGACATACATGGAGTCCGCCCGCGAGAGCGAGGCTCCGGCCTCTCAGTCAGTCGCAGCACGCGCACgagcatgcgcacgcgcacgcgcagcAGAGggcgagcaagagaaagagagagagagagagagagacagagagagagagaacagtgtgaGTCGTCGCGTCGCTCAGTCCCCTGTGAAGTTGTCAAGaggtgtgcggatgtgtgtgtgtgtgtgtgtgtggtgtagtagtagtagtagtagtagtaatagcagttgttgttgttgttgtcgtcttcagtttaacgtctttaagtcatattagacggaaaaaggaggtgggtgggggtgtgtgggggtgtgggggggtgggtggggggagaagactATAGTTTggatcgtgtgcgtgtgtgtgtgtgtgtgtgcgtgtgtgtgtgtgcgtgcgtgcgtgcgtgcgtgtgtgtgtgtgtgtgtgtgtgtgtgtgtgtgtgtgcacgcgcgtgtatgtgtgtgtgtgtgtgtgtgattgtgtgtgtcagtgtgtgtgtatgtgcgtgcgtgcgtgtgtgtgtgtgtgcgtgcgtgcgtgtgtgtgtgtatgtctgtgtgcgcgcgcgcgcgtgtgtgtgtgtttttaaagagCGCTTCAAGCAGAGTCGTGATGGATGGGAGCTTGCCAAGTTGTGAGTTGCTGtctcaacctccctccctccctccctcctgtcttaCATTACCCACCCTTTCTGCGAGAGACTCCTCCACCTCTATACTCCTTCTGTCTACCTActaccctaccatcca includes the following:
- the LOC143279274 gene encoding uncharacterized protein LOC143279274 is translated as MVLDRPMALGSDGSSTNTDSDSSQGADHPHHPHHLHNHNHHNHHLHHEVDMSYKFHHHHHHHHLQHHLHHHHQSGGISISNSSSSSSIKRHQHHHQRQQESEVVDVEGLKVETDSEDERLVVDGQEGCLGLALGLYPTGPLSRKRPRSLLLGDSPENETEEEEGMVVDCKRRSVSLSTGLSEEDYDEQEEEEEDADGMDSASQSSSLCASTLLGFRDSRGVGGGGGGGRVVVVGGSSSSSSSSPETTSSSSSTTTTPLTPPITTPTTNTNTTSHKGEAARAAAGGGGGATTTMTTTTSRGGQKKSKKPQSLEDLQTQRIMANVRERQRTQSLNEAFAQLRQIIPTLPSDKLSKIQTLKLATRYIDFLYQVLRSDDQHQDHQHHQQQQQQPGPGPGVGVGVVGEDAGDVMQGASCSYVASECLSYAFSVWRMEGAWTSSMAGQ